In the Festucalex cinctus isolate MCC-2025b chromosome 10, RoL_Fcin_1.0, whole genome shotgun sequence genome, one interval contains:
- the org gene encoding oogenesis-related isoform X1, with translation MAMQDEPRSETVELPESTEGTVEVKRHWVLSSVLRGLLWPFGIVVHAYRGFWWMLGFRRPKQHQQQQVVTSVSSPARQCLTGHKRIHPVTRLMLNILPRWVQGALGYPVSTAIGCSLSPEIRVSPTKPCGKGSKRKQDDLDDDDEDEEHQSWVEALTQEIVDEGPEKDPDYEPDTDETETDSEEFRSYDMESDHEEGTIIEDV, from the exons ATGGCCATGCAGGATGAACCCCGCAGTGAGACAGTGGAGCTCCCTGAAAGTACCGAG GGTACTGTGGAGGTGAAGCGACATTGGGTGCTTAGTTCCGTGCTGCGGGGTCTCCTCTGGCCGTTTGGCATCGTG GTTCATGCATATCGTGGCTTTTGGTGGATGTTGGGGTTCAGGCGACCCAAGCAGCACCAGCAACAGCAGGTTGTGACTAGTGTCTCCAGTCCTGCGCGCCAGTGCCTCACCGGGCACAAGCGGATACACCCGGTCACTCGCCTGATGCTCAACATCCTACCCCGCTGGGTGCAAGGTGCCTTGGGCTACCCTGTGTCCACTGCCATTGGCTGTTCCCTCTCCCCAG AAATAAGGGTGTCTCCCACCAAACCTTGTGGGAAGGGCAGCAAGAGGAAGCAGGATGacttggatgatgatgatgaggatgaggagcaCCAATCCTGGGTGGAGGCGCTCACGCAGGAGATTGTTGACGAAGGCCCTGAGAAGGATCCAGATTATGAG CCCGATACTGATGAGACGGAGACTGACAGTGAAGAGTTTCGCTCTTACGACATGGAGAGTGATCACGAGGAAGGCACAATCATAGAAGATGTGTAG
- the org gene encoding oogenesis-related isoform X2 yields the protein MAMQDEPRSETVELPESTEVHAYRGFWWMLGFRRPKQHQQQQVVTSVSSPARQCLTGHKRIHPVTRLMLNILPRWVQGALGYPVSTAIGCSLSPEIRVSPTKPCGKGSKRKQDDLDDDDEDEEHQSWVEALTQEIVDEGPEKDPDYEPDTDETETDSEEFRSYDMESDHEEGTIIEDV from the exons ATGGCCATGCAGGATGAACCCCGCAGTGAGACAGTGGAGCTCCCTGAAAGTACCGAG GTTCATGCATATCGTGGCTTTTGGTGGATGTTGGGGTTCAGGCGACCCAAGCAGCACCAGCAACAGCAGGTTGTGACTAGTGTCTCCAGTCCTGCGCGCCAGTGCCTCACCGGGCACAAGCGGATACACCCGGTCACTCGCCTGATGCTCAACATCCTACCCCGCTGGGTGCAAGGTGCCTTGGGCTACCCTGTGTCCACTGCCATTGGCTGTTCCCTCTCCCCAG AAATAAGGGTGTCTCCCACCAAACCTTGTGGGAAGGGCAGCAAGAGGAAGCAGGATGacttggatgatgatgatgaggatgaggagcaCCAATCCTGGGTGGAGGCGCTCACGCAGGAGATTGTTGACGAAGGCCCTGAGAAGGATCCAGATTATGAG CCCGATACTGATGAGACGGAGACTGACAGTGAAGAGTTTCGCTCTTACGACATGGAGAGTGATCACGAGGAAGGCACAATCATAGAAGATGTGTAG